A region of Deltaproteobacteria bacterium DNA encodes the following proteins:
- a CDS encoding polyprenyl synthetase family protein, protein MGFSDILSVINPDLEEIERELEANIKSPVPLVYEISKYLLGSGGKRLRPSVVLLSAGACGLLDGRERIYSGAALELIHTATLLHDDVVDDAKLRRGKTASNVVWGNKATVLVGDFMLARALGLIQSCGNLELIKAVTDAAARLAEGQVLEVMSAKNMLEVSEEICFGIIENKTASLIESCGRVGAILAGAGDEVKRAVGQYGFNLGIAFQLVDDALDYSSTEKEFGKGVGQDLVEGKMTLPLFYSLKEASEGEKSRINDILMKGAGFSEDELDFVRELVDRYKGVDKTKDVAKNFVHKARSAVSSLPNSPYKDSLNMLADYVVDRKN, encoded by the coding sequence ATGGGTTTTTCCGATATTCTTTCCGTTATAAATCCTGATCTTGAAGAGATCGAGAGGGAGCTCGAGGCCAATATTAAATCCCCCGTGCCCCTTGTCTATGAAATCTCTAAATATCTGCTTGGAAGCGGGGGGAAAAGGCTCCGTCCTTCGGTGGTTCTTCTCTCGGCCGGCGCCTGCGGGCTTCTGGACGGGCGTGAAAGGATATATTCCGGAGCCGCGCTCGAGCTGATTCATACTGCGACGCTTCTACACGACGATGTCGTGGACGACGCGAAGCTGAGGCGCGGAAAAACCGCCTCTAACGTAGTGTGGGGCAACAAGGCAACCGTGCTTGTCGGGGATTTTATGCTCGCGCGCGCGCTGGGCTTGATTCAGTCCTGCGGGAACCTTGAGCTTATAAAGGCGGTAACGGACGCTGCCGCGAGGCTGGCCGAGGGGCAGGTGCTCGAGGTGATGAGCGCGAAAAACATGCTCGAAGTCTCCGAAGAGATATGTTTCGGAATAATTGAAAACAAGACCGCGTCGCTGATCGAAAGCTGCGGCAGGGTAGGGGCGATTCTCGCCGGGGCCGGAGACGAGGTAAAGCGGGCGGTCGGGCAATACGGCTTTAATCTGGGCATCGCGTTTCAGCTTGTGGACGACGCGCTCGATTATTCATCCACCGAAAAAGAGTTCGGCAAAGGTGTGGGGCAGGATCTGGTGGAAGGTAAAATGACGCTTCCTCTTTTTTATTCGCTCAAAGAGGCTTCCGAAGGCGAGAAATCGAGGATAAATGACATACTCATGAAGGGTGCCGGTTTCAGTGAGGATGAGCTGGATTTTGTAAGGGAGCTTGTGGACAGATACAAAGGGGTGGATAAAACAAAGGACGTTGCGAAGAATTTCGTTCACAAGGCGAGGAGCGCCGTTTCTTCGCTGCCGAACAGCCCGTACAAGGACTCCCTCAATATGCTTGCCGATTACGTTGTGGACAGGAAAAACTGA
- the rimI gene encoding ribosomal protein S18-alanine N-acetyltransferase, which translates to MENAPKFETDRITPEDLDGIVSIENVSFPTPWPRRVFEREIRSQKSYNRVVRFGGMVVGYIVTWTIYDEVHILNIAVHPDFRKMGIGESMLRDCVNHSSGCGLKYALLEVRVSNAGAINLYEKFGFKTIHTRRKYYSDTGEDAYIMMFEMNRK; encoded by the coding sequence ATGGAAAATGCCCCGAAATTCGAAACAGACAGAATCACGCCCGAGGACCTGGACGGCATTGTGTCCATAGAGAATGTAAGTTTTCCCACCCCCTGGCCCAGGCGCGTATTCGAAAGAGAGATAAGATCGCAGAAATCCTACAACAGGGTTGTAAGATTCGGCGGAATGGTTGTGGGCTACATAGTTACGTGGACCATATACGACGAGGTGCACATACTGAATATCGCAGTTCATCCCGACTTCCGCAAAATGGGCATAGGTGAGAGCATGCTGAGGGATTGCGTCAATCACTCATCCGGCTGCGGACTGAAATACGCGCTTCTGGAAGTCCGCGTATCCAACGCCGGGGCCATAAATCTCTACGAGAAATTCGGATTCAAGACGATTCATACGAGACGAAAATACTACTCCGACACCGGGGAAGACGCGTATATAATGATGTTTGAAATGAACCGGAAGTAA
- the meaB gene encoding methylmalonyl Co-A mutase-associated GTPase MeaB, whose product MSDKKKSNEGKKSGTSLSLSPDGEGKVLNFKRKRRLTAKDYTDGILSGDRSVLSRAITLIESTLPEDSRLSQEIISRCLPHTGESVRIGVTGVPGVGKSTFIESFGLYLTREVKRTVAVLAVDPTSERSKGSILGDKVRMEKLSLHPRAFIRPSPSAGSHGGVAKNTRAAIMLCEAAGFNTIIVETVGVGQSETTVHSMVDFFLLLLLTGAGDELQGMKRGIMEMADAVAITKADGANEKNAELSKKEFQNVLHLYPPKESGWNPAVLTCSSLENKGIAEIWETVAEHRKLTRKTGEFEKKRRDQSVKWMHEAVLYGLKDKFYNNEMITAHLGKLEKEVAEGKTSPFAAAQKLLEAYFKNFS is encoded by the coding sequence TTGTCCGATAAGAAAAAATCAAACGAAGGGAAAAAATCCGGAACATCCCTATCCCTTTCCCCTGACGGGGAGGGGAAGGTCCTGAACTTCAAACGCAAGCGCAGACTAACCGCCAAAGACTATACAGACGGCATACTCTCGGGCGACCGCTCCGTGCTGAGCCGCGCCATAACACTCATCGAAAGCACCCTGCCCGAGGATAGCAGGCTGTCGCAGGAAATTATAAGCCGCTGCCTGCCGCATACGGGAGAATCCGTAAGAATCGGGGTAACGGGCGTACCCGGCGTCGGCAAGAGCACATTCATCGAATCATTCGGGCTTTACCTGACCCGGGAAGTTAAAAGAACCGTTGCCGTGCTAGCCGTAGACCCCACGAGCGAGCGCTCAAAGGGCAGCATACTGGGCGATAAGGTAAGGATGGAGAAGCTCTCGCTTCACCCCCGGGCGTTTATCCGCCCCTCGCCGTCAGCGGGCTCTCACGGGGGAGTGGCAAAAAACACGCGGGCTGCCATAATGCTCTGCGAAGCCGCCGGGTTTAACACCATAATTGTCGAGACCGTAGGCGTAGGGCAGTCGGAAACTACCGTCCATTCGATGGTCGATTTTTTTCTCCTCCTCCTGCTCACGGGAGCCGGAGACGAGCTTCAGGGAATGAAAAGGGGGATAATGGAAATGGCCGACGCGGTTGCAATCACGAAGGCAGACGGGGCTAACGAAAAAAACGCGGAGCTCTCGAAGAAGGAATTTCAAAACGTCCTTCACCTGTATCCCCCCAAGGAGAGCGGATGGAATCCCGCCGTTTTGACATGCTCGTCCCTCGAGAATAAGGGGATAGCGGAAATATGGGAAACGGTAGCGGAGCACCGGAAACTCACGCGGAAAACCGGGGAATTCGAGAAAAAAAGAAGAGATCAGTCGGTAAAGTGGATGCACGAAGCGGTCTTGTACGGCTTGAAGGATAAGTTCTACAACAATGAGATGATCACGGCGCACCTGGGGAAACTGGAGAAGGAAGTGGCCGAAGGGAAAACAAGCCCGTTCGCGGCCGCTCAAAAACTTCTCGAAGCCTACTTCAAGAATTTTTCATAA